Part of the Pseudodesulfovibrio mercurii genome is shown below.
TCAGGGGATCGCCGGGACCGGTGATGCCGACGATGCCGATGGGCTTGCCCTGCTCCACCACGTGGTCGAGCCAGTTCAGGGCCTCTTCGGGCATCATGGCGGGCTTGGAGCCGTTGCTCCCGGAAAAACGGATGCGGGCGTTGGCGCGCGGGGCCACGGGCAGGTGCAGGCGGCCCACGGTCTTGCGTGAGGTCATGCCGAAGCAGGGATGGGATGCGTAGCCTTCAGCGGTGGTCTTGGACATGACGGCCTTCTTGGTTAGGGGGAAACAGGGTTGTTTGGTCCGGGGCGGAGGGGGAAGGACTCCGCCCCGGACCGGGTATGAACGCTACAGGACGAGTTCGAATTTCGTCTCCGGATCGTCGCGGTCCTTACGATCCAGCAGCAGATCCAGGATCTTCTCGAGAAGCCTGAGTCCGCCCTTGTAGCCGACTGTCGGGAAGTACTGGTGGCCCTGGCGGTCCAGGATGGGGAAGCCCCAGCGCAGCAGCGGGATGTCTTCGTCCCGGGCGATGTACTTGCCGTAGGTGTTGCCGATGAGCAGGTCGACCGGCTCGTTCTTGATCCACTGGTGCATCAGGAACATGTCGCCCTTGGCCTTGACCTTGACCTCGAAGGGCTGGCCTTCGCAGATCTCCTTGATGCGGCGCTCGAAGGCCTTGCCCGGGGTGCCGGTGACCACGTAGACGGGCTGCATGTCCAGGGAGACCAGGAACTCGCACATGGAGATGAGCTGGTCCGGATCGCCCCAGATGGCCACGCGCTTGCCGTAGAAGTACTGGTGCATGTCGGAGATCATGTCCACCAGCTGGCCGCGCTCGAGGTTCACGGACTCGGGCACGGACACGCCGGCCACGGTGCGCAGGACGTCGATGAAGCGGTCGGTGGCGGCCAGGCCGAAGGGCATGTCCAGCACGGTGCACGGGACCTTGCACTTGGCGTCGAGCCAGCGGGCGGCGTCTGCCGAACACCATTCGCCGAGGGCCAGGGTGCCGAGCGCGTCGCCGGTCTTCTTGAGTTCCTCGATGGTCACGCCGCCGTCGGGGAACATCTTGTATTCGCCGGTCAGGGGGGCGTTGAGCACGCCGTCGGTGTCCGGGAACAGGGTGATGTCCACGCCGACCATGGCGCACAGCCGCTTGATCTCGCCCATGTCGGAGGGTTCGACCCAGCCGGGGATGACGTTGACCTTGTGGCTCTTGTGGCCCGAGGGCTCGGCCAGCATGGCCATGGACTTGACCATGTTGGAGAAGCCGGTCACGTGGGAGCCCACGTAGCTCGGGGTGGAGGCGCCGACCAGGGTCTTGCCGGCCGGGACCTTGCCTTCCTTCTGAGCCTTGTCGAAGATCTGGTTCAGATCGTCGCCGATGGTCTCGGACAGGCAGGTGGTGTGCACGGCGATCACTTCCGGGTCGTAGACCGTGAAGATGTTGTTGATCGCCTGGAGCAGGTTGGCGTGGCCGCCGAAGACGGACGCGCCTTCCGTGAACGAGCTGGTGGACGCGGACACGGGCTCCTTATAGTGCCGGGTCAGGGCCGAGCGGTGGTAGGCGCAGCAGCCCTGGGAGCCGTGGGAGTGCGGCAGGCAGCCGTGGATGCCGAGCGCGGCGTACATGGCGCCGATGGGCTGGCACGTCTTGGCCGGATTGATGGTCAGCGACTTGCGCTCCATCACTTCAACGGGGGTATGTCTGAGTAATGCCATGGTTCTCTTCCTTCCTTATTCCCACACAAAGGTGCCGGTGAGTTCGGGAGACTTCTGCCAGGGGGCCTCCGTGTAGGACCAGACCTTGCTGCTCACGAGGCGATCGACCGTCTTGTAGAAGTTGATCGCGCCCTTGAAGCCCGCGAAGGGTCCGCCGTAGTCGTAGCTGTGCAGCTGGAGCATGGGCACACCGTTCTTCTGGATGGAGTACTTCTCCTTGATGCCGGCGCAGAAGATGTCCGGCTTGTAGAGCTCCACCAGCTTTTCGGCCTCGTACTGGTTGAGGTCGTCGATGACGATGGTGCCGTTGCCCATCTGCTCGTTCATGCCGTCGTAGTCCTTGAACTCGAAGCCGGAATCCTCCATGGCCTTGATCTGCTCGGGGGACTTGCGCGGGTTGTAGAGTTCCGGATCGGCCGAGACCTCGATCTCCTCGATGTTGCGGGAGTCGGCGTCCGGGACCAGTTCCGGGATGACCCGGCGGCCTTCATAGTCGTCGCGGTGGGCGAACTCATACCCTGCGGACAGGGTCTTCATGCCCAGCTCGGTGAACAGGTCCTGGTAGTGATGGGCGCGGGAACCGCCGACGAACAGCATGGCGGTCTTGCCCTGGGTGTGCGGCTTGTGCGCGGCCAGGGCGGCCTCGACGTCCTTCATCTCCTCGGCGATGACCTCTTCGATGCGGTCGATGAGCTTCTGGTTGCCGAAGTACTCGCCGATCTTGCGCAGGGACTTGGCCGCGGACTTGGCGCTGATGAAGTTCACCTTGAACCACGGGATGCCGTACTTGGTCTCCATCATGTCGGCCACGTAGTTGATGGACCGGTGGCACATGACCAGGTTCAGATCGGCGTGGTGGGCCCGGGCGAACTGGTCGTAGGACGAGTTGCCGGAGAAGGTGGACAGGCAGGTGATGCCGCACTTCTTGAAGATGCGGTCGATCTCGAAGCCGTCGCCGCCGATGTTGTACTCGCCGAGCAGGTTGATCTTGAACTCGCCGTCCTGTTCCTTCTGCTCCTCGCCCACCAGGTGGGTGAAGACCTG
Proteins encoded:
- the nifK gene encoding nitrogenase molybdenum-iron protein subunit beta; the protein is MALLRHTPVEVMERKSLTINPAKTCQPIGAMYAALGIHGCLPHSHGSQGCCAYHRSALTRHYKEPVSASTSSFTEGASVFGGHANLLQAINNIFTVYDPEVIAVHTTCLSETIGDDLNQIFDKAQKEGKVPAGKTLVGASTPSYVGSHVTGFSNMVKSMAMLAEPSGHKSHKVNVIPGWVEPSDMGEIKRLCAMVGVDITLFPDTDGVLNAPLTGEYKMFPDGGVTIEELKKTGDALGTLALGEWCSADAARWLDAKCKVPCTVLDMPFGLAATDRFIDVLRTVAGVSVPESVNLERGQLVDMISDMHQYFYGKRVAIWGDPDQLISMCEFLVSLDMQPVYVVTGTPGKAFERRIKEICEGQPFEVKVKAKGDMFLMHQWIKNEPVDLLIGNTYGKYIARDEDIPLLRWGFPILDRQGHQYFPTVGYKGGLRLLEKILDLLLDRKDRDDPETKFELVL
- the nifD gene encoding nitrogenase molybdenum-iron protein alpha chain, with protein sequence MAKTKKLVQLTPTDVKEDILSKYPPKVARKRAKQIMINEATGSDSPPEILANVRTIPGIITMRGCTYAGCKGVIMGPTRDIVNITHGPIGCGFYSWLTRRNQTDPGPDGANYMPYCFSTDMQDQDIIFGGEKKLAAAIQEAYDLLHPKGICVFATCPVGLIGDDIHAVSRKMKEKFGDCNVFAFSCEGYKGVSQSAGHHIANNQVFTHLVGEEQKEQDGEFKINLLGEYNIGGDGFEIDRIFKKCGITCLSTFSGNSSYDQFARAHHADLNLVMCHRSINYVADMMETKYGIPWFKVNFISAKSAAKSLRKIGEYFGNQKLIDRIEEVIAEEMKDVEAALAAHKPHTQGKTAMLFVGGSRAHHYQDLFTELGMKTLSAGYEFAHRDDYEGRRVIPELVPDADSRNIEEIEVSADPELYNPRKSPEQIKAMEDSGFEFKDYDGMNEQMGNGTIVIDDLNQYEAEKLVELYKPDIFCAGIKEKYSIQKNGVPMLQLHSYDYGGPFAGFKGAINFYKTVDRLVSSKVWSYTEAPWQKSPELTGTFVWE